One Verrucomicrobiota bacterium genomic window carries:
- a CDS encoding response regulator transcription factor, giving the protein MATILIVDDEEDMRELLRFRLERAGHAVLEAVDGLDAVTQLKGSPKPDCVVLDLMMPNLDGFQVLKKMRRKSSLQKIPVVVVTARSAVEDRIKGLEKGADDYVTKPFSTKEVLLRIQNVLRRGGEGGGPSEVVVGPLSLSIASMLLTRGGEEAVNLTVTEFKLLRLLMERSGQTQPRDELLREVWGYSDTTITRTLDTHIKRLREKLGPSASLLETVRGLGYRLNASA; this is encoded by the coding sequence ATGGCGACCATTCTGATTGTGGATGATGAGGAGGACATGCGGGAGCTGCTCCGTTTTCGCCTGGAGCGGGCAGGCCACGCGGTCCTGGAAGCCGTCGATGGCCTGGACGCCGTCACGCAACTGAAAGGCTCGCCCAAGCCGGACTGCGTGGTCCTCGATCTCATGATGCCGAACCTGGATGGCTTCCAAGTGCTCAAAAAGATGCGGCGGAAGTCGTCTCTCCAGAAGATTCCGGTGGTGGTGGTGACGGCTCGGAGCGCGGTCGAAGACCGAATTAAGGGTCTGGAGAAAGGCGCGGACGACTACGTGACCAAGCCCTTCAGCACCAAGGAGGTCCTGCTGCGCATTCAAAATGTCCTCCGCCGAGGGGGCGAGGGCGGAGGGCCGTCCGAAGTGGTGGTGGGCCCGCTCTCCCTCAGCATCGCTTCCATGCTCTTGACGAGGGGGGGAGAGGAAGCCGTCAATCTCACGGTGACCGAGTTCAAACTGCTCCGCTTGCTCATGGAGCGGAGCGGCCAGACCCAGCCCCGGGATGAACTGTTGCGGGAAGTCTGGGGCTACAGCGATACGACCATCACGCGCACTCTCGACACCCACATCAAGCGCTTGCGGGAGAAGCTCGGGCCGTCCGCTTCCCTATTGGAAACGGTCCGGGGCTTGGGGTATCGTCTCAATGCGTCGGCGTGA
- a CDS encoding AEC family transporter — protein sequence MTSLLLQAVLPLFLLLGAGGLFQRRGLLSEEGEKTLLKLTFNLFLPALILDKLIGSEAARTLSTVVQAGLLGAFASLGGIALAYGWARLLRLNTGSGRRTFAILAGTHNYGFLAIPVIAGLYPSAETLAVNFTFALACEATLWSAGVILLSGRLTSPWKHLVNGPILAICAGLLLNALRFDLIEPAFLKGFFGMLGQCAIPVGLLLVGANIASFLQEHSLAGLLRPWKVTASGLLLRLALIPLTLVGLTCLLRPTQALLEVMSVQAAMPSAVIPVMLAKHYGGHTKTAVQVVVATTGASLVTIPLTVPLLRGWLGLT from the coding sequence TTGACCTCTCTCTTGCTCCAGGCCGTCCTTCCCCTCTTTTTGCTCCTCGGGGCGGGGGGCCTCTTTCAGAGGCGCGGCCTGCTCTCCGAGGAGGGGGAAAAGACGCTGCTCAAGCTGACCTTCAATCTCTTCCTCCCCGCCCTCATTCTCGACAAACTGATCGGGAGTGAGGCCGCTCGCACCCTCTCCACCGTGGTCCAGGCAGGCCTCCTCGGGGCCTTCGCCAGCTTGGGCGGCATCGCCTTGGCCTACGGCTGGGCCAGGCTCTTGCGTCTCAACACGGGGTCCGGGCGCCGCACCTTTGCCATTCTGGCGGGCACGCACAACTATGGCTTTCTGGCCATCCCGGTGATCGCCGGGCTCTATCCCTCAGCGGAGACCTTGGCAGTCAATTTCACTTTCGCCCTCGCCTGCGAAGCCACTTTGTGGTCGGCCGGAGTGATCCTCCTGTCGGGGCGCTTGACCTCTCCCTGGAAACACCTCGTCAACGGCCCCATCTTGGCGATTTGCGCGGGGCTGCTTTTGAACGCCCTCCGTTTCGACTTGATCGAGCCGGCCTTTCTTAAGGGCTTTTTCGGAATGCTGGGGCAGTGCGCCATCCCAGTGGGGCTCTTGCTGGTGGGGGCCAACATTGCCTCCTTCTTGCAAGAACACTCCCTGGCGGGCCTGCTGCGACCCTGGAAGGTCACAGCGTCCGGTCTCCTGCTCCGCTTGGCCCTCATTCCCCTCACTTTGGTGGGCCTGACCTGCCTGCTTCGGCCAACGCAAGCGCTCTTGGAAGTCATGAGTGTGCAAGCGGCCATGCCTTCGGCTGTCATACCGGTGATGTTGGCCAAGCACTACGGCGGGCACACCAAGACGGCGGTCCAGGTGGTGGTGGCCACGACAGGGGCCAGCTTGGTCACCATCCCCCTCACCGTGCCTCTCCTACGCGGCTGGTTGGGGCTGACCTAA
- the rmuC gene encoding DNA recombination protein RmuC produces MSASLSQAALPFALGLLLGGLLLWLIQRGQRREPILEAELASERKQAAQNQAENAQQRQQLQTLHGQLARLEEANRHLQEETAQKREELGQLLEHNRGEFAHLARKILDEQSKRFTEASHERLGELLVPFRDRMVEFREKVEKTHESQGERFAALRQELSHLRQLNQQISQDALNLTHALRGESQVQGAWGEMLLERILEQSGLQEGSEYTTQGSYTTESEAGARRVRPDVVIHLPDQRHVIIDSKVSLVAYADYVNAEDPAETESAAQRHRDSLRAHLKGISLKNYQQAHGLESLDFILVFIPIESAFNLALQRDTELYDSAFRQNIVLVTPSTLLASLRVIENLWRQDKQNRNALRIADEAGKLYDKLVGFLDDMDALDNRLRQAKDSYHQARKKLQTGTGNLIGRAEKLRKLGARTTKTLPSSSPPEEEPTAQTELDAPPT; encoded by the coding sequence GTGTCCGCCTCTCTTTCTCAAGCCGCCCTCCCCTTCGCCCTCGGCCTTCTTCTTGGAGGCCTTCTGCTCTGGCTCATTCAGCGGGGCCAGCGACGCGAGCCCATCCTCGAGGCAGAACTCGCCAGCGAGCGAAAGCAAGCGGCCCAAAACCAAGCCGAAAACGCCCAGCAGCGGCAGCAACTGCAAACCCTCCATGGCCAACTGGCTCGCCTCGAGGAAGCCAACCGACACTTGCAGGAAGAAACCGCCCAAAAGCGCGAAGAGCTAGGCCAGCTCTTGGAACACAACCGAGGCGAATTCGCCCACCTCGCTCGCAAAATTCTCGATGAACAATCCAAGCGCTTCACCGAAGCGAGCCACGAGCGCCTAGGCGAACTACTCGTCCCGTTTCGCGATCGCATGGTCGAATTCCGGGAAAAAGTTGAAAAAACGCACGAAAGCCAGGGCGAGCGATTCGCCGCCCTCCGCCAAGAACTCAGTCATCTCCGCCAGCTCAATCAACAGATCTCCCAGGACGCCCTCAACCTGACCCACGCCCTCCGGGGAGAAAGCCAGGTCCAGGGAGCCTGGGGGGAAATGCTTCTAGAACGCATCTTGGAACAATCCGGCCTCCAAGAAGGCTCCGAATACACCACCCAAGGCAGCTACACCACGGAGAGCGAAGCCGGAGCCCGGCGAGTCCGGCCGGACGTCGTCATCCACCTCCCTGACCAGCGCCACGTCATCATCGACTCCAAAGTCAGCTTGGTAGCCTACGCCGATTACGTGAACGCCGAAGACCCCGCGGAAACCGAATCGGCCGCGCAACGCCACCGCGACTCCCTCCGCGCTCATCTGAAAGGCATCAGCCTGAAAAACTACCAGCAAGCCCACGGCTTGGAATCGCTCGACTTCATCCTCGTCTTCATCCCCATCGAAAGCGCCTTCAATCTCGCTCTGCAAAGAGACACCGAACTCTACGACAGTGCCTTCCGCCAAAACATCGTCCTCGTCACCCCCTCCACCCTCTTGGCCAGCCTCCGCGTCATCGAAAACCTCTGGCGGCAAGACAAACAAAATCGCAACGCCCTCCGCATCGCCGACGAAGCCGGCAAGCTCTACGACAAACTGGTCGGTTTCCTCGACGACATGGACGCCCTCGACAACCGCCTCCGCCAAGCGAAAGACAGCTACCACCAAGCACGCAAAAAACTCCAAACAGGAACGGGCAACCTCATTGGCCGCGCCGAAAAACTCAGAAAACTAGGCGCACGCACCACCAAAACCCTCCCCTCCTCTTCTCCACCCGAAGAGGAACCGACCGCCCAAACCGAACTGGATGCTCCTCCTACTTGA
- a CDS encoding ATP-binding protein: protein MQTLDIALLVGIPVLGWLVWSQHRHLLAMRERLERLSRDAESAAAAHQSAAPDPQAGEILDSLPEAILLVDERLTVQFANRAVSRFFPGFRLERGRLLVELGLDARIAELVRRCLGERKPLQEGLTVLQNEGPKGGRERHWMVDAIYLEKGRESFVRLLLRDETKTHRADQVRRDFVANASHELRTPLTLINGCLETLLEEDLEAAQAKRLLSMAQKNGERLARLVTDMNLLSRVQQTELPLQLESFSLEESIETVVERLAPLIERFQADLRVKIAEELGRVRGDRFYWEQILFNLLDNALKNNPHRGLKLKIRGERSENGWRLVVADNGIGIPASKLPFIFDRFYRVQKDRAQNIQGTGLGLAIVKRAVEAHGGLIRAESVPGKRTAFVIEVPSAVETPADSALVR, encoded by the coding sequence ATGCAAACTCTTGATATCGCTCTTCTCGTTGGCATTCCCGTTCTCGGCTGGCTGGTTTGGTCGCAGCATCGCCATTTGCTGGCCATGCGGGAGCGTCTCGAGCGCCTCAGCCGAGATGCGGAGTCGGCCGCGGCCGCCCACCAGTCCGCGGCACCCGATCCCCAGGCGGGCGAAATTCTGGATAGTTTGCCCGAGGCCATTCTGCTGGTGGATGAGCGATTGACCGTCCAGTTCGCCAACCGGGCCGTCTCCCGCTTCTTCCCCGGCTTTCGCCTGGAGCGAGGACGGCTCTTGGTGGAGTTGGGTTTGGACGCACGGATCGCAGAATTGGTCCGCCGTTGCCTGGGGGAGCGCAAACCCTTACAAGAAGGCCTGACAGTGCTCCAGAATGAGGGACCGAAGGGCGGGCGGGAGCGGCACTGGATGGTGGATGCCATCTACCTGGAGAAGGGCCGGGAGTCTTTTGTGCGACTTCTTCTGCGGGACGAGACGAAGACTCACCGGGCCGATCAAGTCCGACGCGACTTTGTGGCCAACGCTTCCCACGAACTGCGGACTCCCCTCACCCTCATCAATGGGTGCCTGGAGACGCTCTTGGAAGAGGACTTGGAGGCGGCCCAAGCCAAGCGCCTCTTGTCCATGGCGCAAAAGAATGGGGAACGCTTGGCTCGGCTGGTGACCGATATGAACCTGCTCTCGCGCGTCCAGCAGACGGAGCTGCCCCTTCAGCTCGAAAGCTTCTCCCTGGAGGAATCCATTGAGACTGTGGTGGAGCGACTCGCTCCTTTGATCGAGCGCTTTCAGGCCGACCTCCGGGTGAAAATCGCCGAGGAGCTCGGCCGGGTGCGGGGAGACCGCTTTTACTGGGAACAAATCCTCTTCAACCTGCTCGATAACGCCCTCAAAAACAATCCTCACCGCGGCCTCAAGCTCAAGATCCGGGGGGAGCGAAGCGAGAACGGGTGGCGGCTGGTGGTGGCCGACAATGGAATCGGCATCCCGGCCTCCAAGCTGCCCTTTATCTTTGATCGCTTCTACCGGGTGCAGAAAGACCGTGCCCAAAACATCCAGGGAACGGGGCTGGGGCTTGCCATCGTGAAGCGCGCGGTCGAGGCCCACGGCGGCCTCATCCGGGCCGAGAGCGTGCCCGGGAAACGGACCGCTTTTGTCATCGAGGTGCCTTCCGCGGTGGAAACCCCGGCCGACTCGGCGCTCGTGCGCTGA
- a CDS encoding DUF433 domain-containing protein, whose amino-acid sequence MNERITFNPEQCGGRPCIPGLRIRVKDVLDLLAAKVPRQEILEDFPYLEDADIDACLHYAAAEADHPVLVTP is encoded by the coding sequence ATGAACGAACGAATTACCTTCAACCCGGAACAGTGCGGTGGACGGCCGTGCATCCCGGGATTGCGGATCCGGGTCAAGGATGTCCTCGACCTGCTCGCCGCGAAGGTCCCCCGGCAGGAAATCCTCGAGGACTTCCCGTATCTCGAGGATGCAGACATCGACGCTTGTCTCCATTATGCGGCGGCTGAGGCTGACCATCCCGTTCTTGTGACCCCCTGA
- a CDS encoding aminotransferase class IV yields the protein MTDGWVHWNGKLQPAAEASVSTADRGLLLGWGCFETLQALGGQPYAFTRHFLRLEAGALALGLAAPEKEELLGHCRAVLEANGPEKARLRITLTAGPDEGAPSLLIATSALPQRAATSRVLFSRRRRERGGGLTRLKTVSYLDNVLALREATRQGADESLLFDEAGQLCEGATSNVFLVREGQVWTPPLSSGCLPGVTRELVLELAAKFGLRCHQAAIDRASLFQAEELFLTSSTRDVQGIAQCQDHLLEGAPGALTRQLQEAFHEWQREVIDP from the coding sequence ATGACGGATGGTTGGGTGCACTGGAATGGGAAATTGCAGCCCGCCGCCGAGGCCAGCGTTTCCACCGCGGACCGAGGACTCCTCCTTGGCTGGGGCTGCTTTGAGACCCTGCAAGCCCTGGGTGGGCAGCCCTACGCTTTCACGCGGCACTTTCTCCGGCTGGAGGCAGGCGCCCTCGCTCTGGGATTGGCAGCCCCTGAAAAAGAGGAGCTTTTGGGGCACTGCCGGGCTGTCTTGGAAGCCAACGGGCCTGAGAAGGCGCGGCTCCGCATCACTCTGACGGCTGGGCCGGACGAGGGGGCCCCGTCTCTCTTGATCGCGACGAGCGCGCTTCCCCAGCGGGCGGCCACTTCGCGGGTCCTTTTTTCTAGGCGTCGGCGGGAGCGTGGAGGCGGGCTCACCCGGCTGAAGACGGTGTCCTATTTGGACAATGTTCTGGCGCTTCGCGAAGCCACCCGGCAGGGGGCCGACGAGTCCCTGCTTTTTGATGAGGCCGGGCAGCTCTGCGAAGGCGCCACTTCCAATGTGTTTTTGGTGCGGGAAGGGCAGGTCTGGACCCCGCCTTTGTCGAGTGGCTGCTTGCCCGGGGTCACGCGGGAACTGGTGCTGGAGCTTGCTGCCAAGTTCGGCCTGCGCTGTCACCAAGCGGCCATCGACCGTGCCTCGCTTTTTCAGGCAGAGGAGCTTTTTCTCACTTCGAGCACGCGGGATGTCCAGGGCATCGCGCAATGCCAGGATCATCTCTTGGAGGGAGCGCCCGGAGCGTTGACCCGGCAGCTGCAAGAGGCCTTTCACGAGTGGCAGCGAGAGGTCATCGATCCCTAG
- a CDS encoding glycosyltransferase family 4 protein — translation MKILHLTPGTGAFHCGSCLRDQDLAKGVRAAGHDFTVIPLYLPLVVDHESAETEGAPIFLGGVNLYLQQKLPLFRHTPRWLDRLLDGRSFLRKAGRRVGMTSARDLGEMTVGSLRGMEGPQRKEIGRLIDWMASQKGFEVISISNALLLGLVPELQARLPGARLVCSLQGEDTFLDSLTDPWRADSWNRLRALARGVDLFTAVSHYHGQLMQKRLDLSDSQLRVVSNGVDVEAFAPAPPDPPKVPVIGYLARLFPDKGLLTFVEAFLKFRQTELGREAQALIAGACLPADEPWVEDCRQRLRAQGCEAAVTWLPNCSFEEKVAFFHQLSVFSVPAVYGESFGLYVVEAMASGVPVVQPRHGGFVEIVERAGGGLLVEPPGDPSALAEAWEEVLGDEEGRARLAREARESAVAHFSRTRMVANFLAAVA, via the coding sequence ATGAAGATTCTCCACCTGACGCCGGGCACGGGTGCCTTCCATTGCGGGAGTTGTCTCCGCGACCAGGATTTAGCCAAAGGGGTGCGGGCTGCGGGGCACGACTTCACGGTCATTCCTCTCTACCTGCCCTTGGTGGTCGATCACGAATCGGCCGAGACCGAAGGCGCTCCCATTTTTCTGGGTGGCGTCAATCTCTACCTCCAGCAGAAGCTCCCTCTCTTCCGCCACACGCCGCGTTGGTTGGACCGCCTGCTGGACGGGCGCTCCTTTCTTCGGAAGGCGGGTCGCCGAGTGGGCATGACGAGCGCCCGGGACTTGGGAGAGATGACGGTGGGTTCCCTGCGGGGGATGGAAGGTCCGCAGCGGAAGGAAATCGGAAGATTGATCGATTGGATGGCTTCTCAGAAAGGGTTCGAGGTCATCTCGATTTCCAACGCTCTTCTCCTGGGCTTGGTGCCGGAGTTGCAAGCCCGGCTACCTGGGGCGCGCTTGGTTTGTTCGCTCCAAGGAGAGGACACCTTCCTCGACTCGTTGACCGACCCTTGGCGGGCCGATTCCTGGAATCGCTTGCGAGCGCTCGCGCGGGGGGTGGATCTTTTCACCGCCGTCAGTCACTACCACGGGCAGCTCATGCAAAAGCGGCTGGACCTGAGCGACTCTCAACTCCGAGTGGTTTCCAACGGCGTGGACGTGGAAGCCTTTGCCCCCGCTCCTCCGGATCCACCGAAGGTCCCGGTCATTGGCTACCTCGCGCGCCTTTTTCCTGACAAGGGCCTGCTCACTTTCGTGGAGGCCTTTCTCAAATTTCGCCAAACCGAACTGGGGCGGGAGGCCCAAGCCCTCATCGCCGGGGCCTGTCTGCCTGCCGATGAACCATGGGTCGAAGACTGCCGCCAGCGCCTGCGGGCGCAGGGTTGCGAGGCGGCCGTCACCTGGCTGCCGAACTGTTCCTTCGAGGAGAAGGTGGCCTTTTTTCACCAGCTGAGTGTGTTTTCGGTGCCGGCCGTCTACGGAGAATCCTTTGGACTCTATGTAGTAGAAGCCATGGCCAGCGGGGTGCCGGTGGTGCAGCCGCGTCACGGGGGCTTTGTCGAAATCGTGGAGCGAGCCGGAGGAGGTCTTTTGGTGGAGCCGCCAGGTGATCCATCGGCTTTGGCCGAGGCTTGGGAGGAAGTCCTGGGGGATGAGGAGGGTCGCGCAAGATTGGCCCGGGAAGCCCGCGAGTCGGCCGTGGCTCATTTTAGTCGCACCCGCATGGTGGCGAATTTTCTGGCAGCCGTGGCCTGA
- a CDS encoding putative manganese-dependent inorganic diphosphatase, translating to MDENPGANLTEPVYVIGHKNPDTDSICSAIGYAELLRRTRRPEARAACCGGINSRTKWVLSQAGVPAPELVMDVRPTAARIARRAVGRVKPNETFQTAYGIMMEDGLRAIPVVDEQGRIIGMPSLHEILRLILPNGHLNQQVREVMTSLDNIANVLQAKKLVSFEPEKIEDFIMMVGASSAETFARRLGDYDASRLLVLTGDRPPLQVAAVEYGVRALVLTGGFPPEPWLAALAKDHGVSVLTCQQDTASTAQLVRFSRPVCDALLDSDFVSFSATELVSRILDQVQNSTEVLFAVVHQETRKLLGVFSKSDLLDPPAAQLVLVDHNEFSQAVDGADEADILEVLDHHRLSGNLVTREPVRFINELVGSTCTIVGQSFQREGLQPERGTAVCLAAGIIADTLKLTSPTTTEVDREMLHWLCGVGEIDLEDFARAFFETGSMLRELPASTALGADRKEYTESGWKLSISHIEELGLEVFWEREEPLRAALESLREEGGLDLVCVMVTDVGRHYSVLLAAGDERLLAKLPYPRMREGLYEMDGVVSRKKQLFPALSRAVSEVTEVVGAGEG from the coding sequence ATGGACGAAAACCCAGGAGCCAACTTGACCGAACCGGTCTACGTAATCGGGCACAAGAACCCGGACACCGACTCCATCTGTTCGGCGATCGGGTATGCCGAACTCTTGCGAAGAACTCGCCGACCGGAAGCAAGGGCCGCTTGCTGCGGCGGCATTAACTCGCGCACCAAGTGGGTCCTCTCCCAAGCAGGCGTTCCGGCACCTGAACTCGTGATGGATGTCCGGCCGACAGCGGCACGGATTGCTCGCCGAGCCGTCGGCCGAGTGAAGCCGAATGAGACCTTCCAGACCGCCTACGGCATCATGATGGAAGATGGCTTGCGCGCGATACCGGTCGTCGATGAGCAAGGGCGCATCATTGGAATGCCCAGCCTGCACGAAATCCTGCGCCTGATCCTCCCCAATGGCCATCTCAACCAGCAAGTGAGAGAGGTCATGACCAGCTTGGACAACATCGCCAACGTCCTCCAAGCCAAAAAACTCGTCTCTTTCGAGCCCGAAAAAATCGAGGACTTCATCATGATGGTGGGGGCGTCCAGCGCGGAAACCTTTGCCCGTCGGCTTGGCGATTACGATGCCTCCCGGCTGCTGGTCTTAACCGGGGACCGCCCGCCTCTGCAAGTGGCGGCAGTGGAATATGGGGTGCGCGCGCTCGTCCTAACCGGCGGCTTTCCTCCCGAGCCTTGGCTGGCTGCCTTGGCCAAGGATCATGGAGTGAGCGTCTTGACCTGCCAGCAAGACACCGCCTCCACCGCGCAGCTAGTGCGGTTCTCCCGACCCGTCTGTGACGCCTTGCTGGACTCCGACTTCGTCAGTTTCTCCGCCACCGAGCTGGTCTCGAGGATTCTCGATCAGGTGCAAAACTCGACTGAGGTCCTCTTCGCCGTGGTCCACCAGGAAACCCGCAAGCTTCTGGGAGTCTTCTCGAAATCTGACCTGCTCGATCCTCCGGCCGCCCAGCTGGTCTTGGTGGACCACAATGAGTTTTCCCAAGCCGTCGACGGCGCCGACGAAGCGGACATTCTCGAAGTCCTCGACCACCATCGTCTCAGCGGGAACTTGGTCACCCGCGAGCCCGTCCGTTTCATCAATGAGTTAGTGGGTTCCACTTGCACGATCGTCGGCCAATCCTTCCAGAGAGAAGGGCTCCAGCCGGAGCGGGGGACAGCGGTTTGCTTGGCGGCCGGCATCATCGCCGATACCCTCAAGCTGACCTCGCCCACCACCACTGAGGTAGATCGGGAAATGCTCCATTGGCTTTGTGGCGTGGGCGAAATCGACTTGGAGGACTTTGCGCGAGCCTTCTTTGAAACGGGTTCCATGTTGCGGGAGTTGCCCGCCTCGACCGCCCTCGGAGCCGACCGCAAGGAATACACGGAGTCAGGTTGGAAGTTGAGTATTTCTCACATAGAGGAGCTAGGCTTGGAGGTCTTCTGGGAAAGGGAGGAACCCCTGCGGGCCGCCTTGGAAAGTCTTCGGGAAGAAGGTGGATTGGACCTTGTCTGCGTCATGGTAACCGATGTGGGGAGGCATTACAGTGTGCTTCTGGCGGCCGGGGACGAGCGTCTGCTGGCAAAGCTTCCGTATCCTCGGATGCGCGAAGGCCTCTATGAGATGGACGGAGTCGTCTCCCGCAAGAAACAACTCTTCCCCGCCCTCAGCCGCGCCGTCTCCGAGGTCACGGAAGTAGTCGGAGCAGGGGAGGGATAA
- a CDS encoding permease, whose protein sequence is MLLAAQLSDISYAFLGLLLEGLPFIFLGTLVSGFMDVYLPSGWLDRVLPKNRWSAVALSGLLGFVMPVCECAVVPVIRRLLRKGLPLSCAVAYMLAAPIFNPITLLSTFKAFENYTPDGWQLAFSRIFLGYVTAVLVGWVVMKLRASFVLKKKVLGEVLAGQGTGFGEETRAAASVALEKENRTILAMRTALRDFLETALYFTVGVFLAAVFIVRVAPGDLEGLAAQEMVSTAALMALSYVLSLCSTSDAFFIAALPTFTLSARMAFLVFGPMLDLKLTFLYLSVFRPKFVFGLGLGLFLLAGGLSLWWFEFVTIDGMR, encoded by the coding sequence ATGCTTTTGGCGGCCCAGCTTTCAGATATCTCCTACGCCTTTCTTGGGCTTCTTCTGGAGGGTTTGCCTTTCATTTTTCTGGGGACGTTGGTGTCCGGTTTCATGGATGTCTACCTGCCCTCGGGCTGGCTGGACCGGGTCTTGCCGAAGAATCGTTGGTCGGCGGTCGCGCTTTCGGGCTTGCTGGGGTTTGTGATGCCGGTGTGCGAGTGTGCGGTCGTCCCGGTCATTCGCCGCCTGCTTCGCAAGGGGCTTCCACTGAGCTGCGCGGTGGCCTATATGTTGGCGGCTCCCATTTTCAATCCCATCACTCTGCTAAGCACTTTCAAGGCTTTTGAAAATTACACGCCGGACGGTTGGCAACTGGCCTTTTCCCGCATTTTTTTGGGGTATGTGACAGCGGTTTTGGTGGGTTGGGTGGTGATGAAATTGAGGGCGTCTTTCGTTTTGAAGAAGAAGGTGCTGGGGGAGGTGCTGGCCGGGCAGGGGACGGGTTTTGGTGAGGAGACGCGGGCTGCGGCTTCCGTGGCGCTCGAGAAAGAGAATCGGACGATCCTGGCCATGCGGACGGCGCTCCGGGATTTTCTGGAGACGGCGCTTTACTTCACGGTGGGGGTCTTTTTGGCCGCGGTCTTCATCGTGCGGGTGGCTCCAGGGGACTTGGAGGGCTTGGCGGCTCAAGAAATGGTTTCGACGGCCGCGCTGATGGCTTTGTCTTATGTCTTGTCTCTTTGCAGTACGTCGGATGCCTTTTTCATTGCTGCGCTGCCGACTTTCACCTTGAGCGCGCGCATGGCCTTTCTTGTCTTTGGCCCCATGCTCGATCTGAAGCTGACTTTCCTGTATTTGAGTGTCTTTCGGCCCAAGTTTGTTTTTGGTTTGGGGCTGGGCCTTTTCCTTTTGGCAGGGGGCTTGAGCCTGTGGTGGTTTGAGTTTGTGACGATCGACGGGATGCGATGA
- a CDS encoding NAD(P)/FAD-dependent oxidoreductase translates to MVSHSQTSLPSTDYDAVVIGGGPAGSTASALLAEKGWNVVVIEKERFPRYHVGESLMPFCWHLLNRLGLVERMDELGFTQKFSVQFATPQGQVSKPFYFFEHYDHPSSTTWQVNRDEFDHLLLRNAAHQGAEVREGTKVTRLLQDETGRCRGVAVLGEEGEEEIRARIVVDASGRDAFAQSKLRWRERDPQLNKVAIWTYFENAVRDPGLDAGSTTVAYLPHGGWFWYIPLKDGRTSLGVVGERGDLFDGTRDPAEIMDRQIQDNDWIRDHLKGAQQVGQYWTTGEYSYRSRYSADDGLVLIGDAFAFLDPVFSSGVFLALKTGAMGADAIDAALQADDVSAERFARYSDEVCATIEKFRKIVYAFYDKEASFGKVIRKHPDLRPDLTDLLIGNVDKGGFKELFEGFSELMPLPADLEHGRPRTAEAVA, encoded by the coding sequence ATGGTCTCCCATTCCCAAACCTCTTTGCCGTCCACTGACTACGATGCCGTCGTCATTGGGGGCGGGCCCGCCGGCTCGACCGCTAGTGCCCTCTTGGCCGAGAAGGGCTGGAATGTGGTGGTGATCGAGAAGGAACGGTTCCCTCGCTACCACGTCGGCGAGTCGCTCATGCCGTTCTGTTGGCATCTTCTCAATCGCTTGGGTTTGGTGGAGAGGATGGATGAATTGGGGTTCACCCAAAAGTTCAGCGTCCAGTTCGCCACGCCTCAAGGGCAGGTTTCCAAGCCTTTCTACTTCTTCGAACACTATGACCATCCCTCGTCGACCACCTGGCAGGTCAACCGAGATGAATTCGACCACCTCCTCCTGCGCAATGCGGCCCACCAAGGTGCGGAAGTCCGAGAAGGCACCAAGGTCACCCGCTTGTTACAAGACGAGACCGGCCGCTGCCGTGGGGTAGCGGTCCTGGGAGAAGAGGGCGAAGAAGAAATCCGGGCTCGCATCGTGGTGGATGCCTCCGGTCGGGATGCCTTTGCTCAATCCAAGCTTCGCTGGCGCGAGCGAGATCCGCAGCTCAACAAGGTCGCGATCTGGACCTACTTTGAAAACGCGGTCCGCGACCCCGGTCTCGACGCGGGTTCCACCACAGTCGCTTACCTGCCGCATGGAGGTTGGTTTTGGTACATTCCTCTCAAAGACGGGCGCACCAGCTTGGGCGTGGTAGGCGAGCGCGGGGACTTGTTCGATGGCACTCGTGATCCCGCTGAAATCATGGACCGTCAGATTCAGGACAATGACTGGATTCGTGATCACTTGAAAGGAGCGCAGCAGGTGGGCCAATATTGGACAACCGGGGAATACTCCTATCGCTCTCGCTACTCTGCGGATGACGGATTGGTTTTGATCGGGGATGCCTTTGCCTTTTTGGACCCCGTCTTTTCTTCCGGAGTGTTCTTGGCCTTGAAAACCGGGGCCATGGGAGCCGATGCTATTGATGCGGCGCTCCAGGCGGATGACGTGTCCGCGGAACGCTTCGCGCGCTACTCGGATGAGGTCTGTGCCACGATCGAAAAGTTCCGCAAAATCGTGTATGCCTTTTATGACAAGGAGGCCAGCTTTGGCAAGGTGATCCGGAAACACCCCGACCTGCGGCCCGACCTGACCGATCTCTTGATTGGCAACGTGGACAAAGGGGGCTTCAAGGAGCTTTTCGAAGGCTTCTCGGAACTCATGCCACTGCCTGCCGACTTGGAGCACGGTCGCCCGCGCACCGCCGAAGCGGTTGCATGA